A genomic window from Salirhabdus salicampi includes:
- a CDS encoding diacylglycerol kinase gives MKRARIIYNPTSGREAFKRELPYVMEQLEKAGYETSAHATVGKGDAAKAAEVAVQREYDIVIAAGGDGTINEVVHGLAGKEYRPKLGVIPVGTTNDFARAIRIPRDIKHALAIIIDGHSRPLDIGQVNDSHFVNIAGGGKITELTYDVPSKLKTALGQLAYYLKGVEILPSIRPTKVRISYNDIVYEDEIMMFLISNTNSVGGFEKLAPDAKLDDGLFDMIILKKTNVADFVRLAAAALRGAHINDERVIYAKTAHVTIESEDDMQLNIDGEYGGLLPGKFVNLHRHIDFFVPEDY, from the coding sequence ATGAAAAGGGCAAGAATAATTTATAATCCAACTTCAGGTAGGGAAGCGTTCAAGAGAGAACTTCCTTATGTTATGGAGCAGCTTGAAAAGGCCGGGTACGAAACTTCTGCACACGCTACTGTGGGGAAAGGCGACGCAGCGAAGGCTGCTGAAGTAGCAGTACAACGAGAATATGATATCGTAATTGCAGCAGGTGGAGATGGAACGATTAATGAAGTTGTCCACGGTTTGGCGGGTAAAGAGTACCGTCCAAAATTAGGTGTTATTCCAGTTGGTACAACGAATGACTTCGCAAGAGCTATCCGGATTCCACGGGACATAAAACATGCTTTAGCGATTATCATAGACGGCCATTCCAGACCGCTGGATATTGGGCAAGTAAATGACTCACACTTCGTAAATATAGCCGGCGGAGGGAAAATAACGGAGCTAACCTATGATGTCCCAAGTAAGTTGAAAACTGCACTTGGACAGTTAGCATATTATTTAAAGGGTGTTGAAATACTTCCTTCCATCCGGCCAACAAAAGTCCGGATTTCGTACAATGATATAGTATATGAAGATGAAATTATGATGTTTTTAATATCAAATACAAATTCTGTAGGTGGATTTGAAAAGCTTGCCCCAGATGCAAAATTAGACGACGGCTTATTTGATATGATTATTTTGAAAAAAACAAATGTTGCAGATTTTGTTCGCTTAGCAGCAGCTGCATTAAGAGGCGCTCATATAAATGATGAACGAGTTATTTATGCGAAAACGGCTCACGTAACCATTGAATCTGAAGATGACATGCAATTAAATATTGACGGGGAATATGGCGGATTATTACCTGGGAAATTTGTCAACTTGCATCGACATATTGATTTTTTTGTGCCCGAGGACTACTAA